Genomic segment of Pirellulales bacterium:
AGACGCCCAATTCGTCTTTTTCGGTGCGACCGAGCAAAACCATCGTGAGAAAGTTCGTGCCGCTGACGACCGCTTGATCGACTAGCGAAAGCACACCTTTTTGATAAAGGCGACAGCGAGACTCCGCGAATGCCGACGGCGCGGCAACGGATGATGTCGGGGAATTGCGCGGCGCGGTCGCAGGCGAACCATTGTGCTTGGTCGCTGGTTTCGATAATCGTTGGGCCAGTGGATGTTGCCGCGACATTATTCCCTCCGCTCCGAGAGCAATGCTCTCGCCGCGACGATCGGAGCCGCGACTGAAAGCGGATGGTCGCTGGTATCGACACTCGCGAGTCGACGTTCTGCGGCAGTTTCCGTAGCGCGGCAAGAGATTTCGACGCCGCCTTCATCGCTAGAGAATACTTCGCGGTAGATGGCCGACATCCGCTCCCCTTGCCGCTCCCAAGTGAAATGTTCGGCGCGCCGTCTGGCGCCGGCGCTGAGTCGAGCCAATTCGTCTCGATCGAAATGCAGCCGAATTAGTGATTCGCGCAGCCGGCGGACGACGTCGCGCGGATTGGTCACCGGAAGCTTGACGCCGCATTCATCAGTCACCACGTCGGCGGCGCCCTGGTGATCGAGGCAAACCACCGGCGTGCCGGCCGCTAACGACTCGAGCAATACCGTGCCCGTGGTATCGCGTAAGCTCGTAAAGGCAAACACATCGGCCCATTGGTACTGCAGTGTGGTCAACTGCCGATCAATCCAGCCCAGCCAGCGACAACGAGAATCGATCCCCAGCCGCCTCGCGATTTTTTTCCATCGCGCTTCGAGTGGGCCGCGCCCGAGGATGCGAACCTCTCCAATCATATCGGCAGGAAGAACGGCAACAGCCTCAAGAAGCAAGTGGAGCGACTTACGATGCTCGAAAACACCACTCCAAAGCACCCGCAGAGGCTCCGGCCGATGAAAATTGCGAGTCTGCCGCGGCGGCAAATGAATTCCCACTTCGAGCAATACACGTGGTGGCGAAATGCAGCGCGGAGCCAGCGCACGCGCGTTGGTCGTCGTCGCTGCCAGCACCACTTTCGATTTGCGGGCGGCCTTGCCCACACGCCGACCGATTCGCATTTGCCAGCAGTTGAGTAGATTTCGCAGTGATTCACTGACCGCACCGGAGAATCCTGCGGATCGCAAAAACCGCCAGGGATAATTCTGCGCACCTCCCAAGGGCCCCCACACGAGCGGTACTCCGAGCTTCCACAAATATCCCGGTTCGCGGAAGCCGCAGAGATTGAGCTGATGCACCAAATCGAAGTTGACCTGGCGATGCAAGCGGCAAGCGACTTGATAGGCCCTCCGATGCCAGAGGTTGTATCTCACCCAATACGTGCCGGGCAGCTTGCGCAGTCTTTGCTCTAATCGTCCCGAATCGACAAAGGAAAATTGCACGTTCGGAATCGGCCCGTGCAATTGCAAGAAACGCTCGACCGGCGTCCGGTTTGTCTCCTCATCGCAGACGACCCACGTGGAAAATTCCTTGGACGCCTCTAAGGCACGATTCCAGCCGACTCCCGGCTCGGAGCCGATTTCCGGATTGCACGAGTGCGCGAGCAAAAGCAAGCGCGGTCGGATGAATGGAATCGATGAGTTCATTTCAAAGTGCAAAGACACTGCTGTTTATTGAGCGCCGCGGCGCGAGATCACCGCGGGAAGCGTCGCCGCCAAAATCTTCACATCCTGCCACAGCGAGCGGCCTTCGACGTATTCCAAATCCATCCGCACCCATTCGTTGAAGGTCACGTTCGATCGGCCTGAGACTTGCCAGATGCAGGTCAGCCCCGGTGTCATGTCGAGCCGCCGCCGCTGCCAATTTGAACAGCCCGCTTGTTCGTCGCAGGGACGAGGCCGCGGACCGACGAGCGTCATTTCCCCGCGCAATACGTTCCACAGTTGCGGCAGCTCGTCGATGCTGGTGCGGCGGATGAAGCGGCCCAATTTCGTCACGCGCGGATCGCACTCGATTTTGAATGCCGGGCCATCCTGCTCATTGTGCGCCAATAGTTCGCCTTTCAGCCCTTCCGCGTCGACGATCATTGAGCGAAATTTATACATCATGAACGGCTGGCCGCCCCAGCCGCTGCGGCGTTGCTTGAAGAACACGGGGCCAGGAGAACTGATTTTCACCGCGGCCGCAACGGCCGCGAATAGCGGCGAAAGTACGATCAAGCCGACGGCGGCTCCCGCAACGTCCATCAGCCGCTTCCACAGCGGCATCCTCTGCATGAACAGCAGCTCGAGCGCATTGGTTGGCCGCTGATCCCCGTGCGGATGACTTTCCGGTTCGCTAGCGTGCCGCTCCTCGGGTATCGACTGGTCGAGCTGTTCCGGGTCGGAAGGATACGAATAGACACTGCAGTGGGGGCGCAAATCGGCATCGAGGCGGCTGCATACATCGTCGGCCAAATGCCAAGCGCCGCGCGGCGGAGTAGCCGGCAGCACGACACCGATTTTCTCATCATCGAGCCAGCCGATTTCATCGGTCAATCGCAGTCGCCGACGCAAAATTCTTGCCAACCGCTTCCGCATCGTCGTGGCGGTTGCGGCATTGCTTGCGGCAAATGCGACCAGAGAAAATCGGTCGCCGCTGCGATCGCTGCGTGCGCGTTCACGAGCGAGCAACCGGCGAAAATGCCGCCGAGAATGCACTCCGCGCAGATTTCGCCCTTCAGAACGCTCCGCCGTCCGGCGAAGCGCGGAAACAAGCTCGGTCAACATGGTGGCCCGTCAAATTCAAAGGTGAGTTTCGTGGTGCGACACGCGGAGCAGCGACACATAGCGCACAGATGGTGGGGCGCCGTAGGTATGCGTGCTGATTAGTTCAGAATCCGTTTATTTCATTCTGCCTCTTGCGAGCATCTTGCAAAACGCGTTTTTGCCCCGCTCACCCCCGATAACCGTTGAGTACCGCGCCAGCCAACCGAACTTTGGAGTGCGAAAGAAAATCTCGAACGCGGCGGGCATCTTCCCAACTACCGCGATCTGCTTCCACCACTAGCAGCACTCCGTCCATCTGTTCTGCCAGCCGCAGCGGCGCAAACGCGTCCCCTGCCGGCGGCAGATCGAATACTACCAAATCAAAGTCGCTTTTCAATTCCTCGACAAATCCCGACAGCGCAGGCGAGTCATAGACTTGTTCGCTGCTATCGAACGCACAACCTGCGGGCAAAATCCAAAGCCGAGGTACGGAACAAGCCCGCGGAGCCACGCCGTCGGCACTGCCCTGCAACACAATTTCGACAAACCCCGGCGCTGCATCGACGCAAAAGCGATCCGAGACGGCAGGTCGCGCGACATGTGCATCGACGAGCAGCACGCGATTTGTCGCCATAGCCGCCGCCGTCGCAGCGAGATGGCAAGCCACGGTGGTTGTTCCTCGACCTGCATTGCTCGACGTAACTCCAATTGCCTGCGGGACCGGACGGCCATCGCAATGGGGCCAGCCGAGTTGTCGCAGCAGCGCGCGATAGTGCCGCTGGATGTCTTGAGAAAAATTACAGGCCGCATTGCCAATGACCCGTTGCTGCGTGGTGGGTGGAGAGAGCGTCATCGCCGCACCTCTTGAAATTCGAGAGTGGACATCTGAGCGGCTGATAATCGCGGAATGGCTGCCAGCACGGGCAATTCCAACCGAGCTTCCAACTCCGCCGGAGTGCGAATCGTGCGATTGCCGGCCTCGGCAGCAAATGCCAAACCAATGGCACCGAGCGAGCCGACGACAAAGGCCAGCGTCATGTTTAAAAGCGGTTTGGGGCTAATCGGCTTGCGATCGAACGTGGCTGGCTGCACGATGTTGATGTTGGACTGGCCGTCGGCGGCTTTGGCCGCATCGATATCGACCTGTTCGCGGCTATCAACATAACGCTTATAGTTGGATTCCTCGATGGTTGTCTCGCGTTGCAGTCGCGCCACTCGTAGTTCAGCTTCATTGAGTTTTTTCAGAGATACTTGCTCATCGGCAAGTTGCAAGCGAATACGGTCCCCTTTCGCCCGCAGCGCCGCCAGAATCGGCTCTTCTTTAAGCAGCAATAACTTCACTTCCTCGTGCGGCTTGCTTTGGGCTGTTTTGGTTTGGGTGCGATTCGGCTCTTCTTCTGACAACACATTCTTCGCTTTGGCAATTTGCTCGCGGACTTGAATTAGCTGCGGATGATCGTCGGTAAATCGAGCCGCCAAGTCTTTCTCTCGCACTTCCAGGGCATACAACTGTTGGCGCATGCCGTC
This window contains:
- a CDS encoding glycosyltransferase → MNSSIPFIRPRLLLLAHSCNPEIGSEPGVGWNRALEASKEFSTWVVCDEETNRTPVERFLQLHGPIPNVQFSFVDSGRLEQRLRKLPGTYWVRYNLWHRRAYQVACRLHRQVNFDLVHQLNLCGFREPGYLWKLGVPLVWGPLGGAQNYPWRFLRSAGFSGAVSESLRNLLNCWQMRIGRRVGKAARKSKVVLAATTTNARALAPRCISPPRVLLEVGIHLPPRQTRNFHRPEPLRVLWSGVFEHRKSLHLLLEAVAVLPADMIGEVRILGRGPLEARWKKIARRLGIDSRCRWLGWIDRQLTTLQYQWADVFAFTSLRDTTGTVLLESLAAGTPVVCLDHQGAADVVTDECGVKLPVTNPRDVVRRLRESLIRLHFDRDELARLSAGARRRAEHFTWERQGERMSAIYREVFSSDEGGVEISCRATETAAERRLASVDTSDHPLSVAAPIVAARALLSERRE
- a CDS encoding P-loop NTPase, whose translation is MTLSPPTTQQRVIGNAACNFSQDIQRHYRALLRQLGWPHCDGRPVPQAIGVTSSNAGRGTTTVACHLAATAAAMATNRVLLVDAHVARPAVSDRFCVDAAPGFVEIVLQGSADGVAPRACSVPRLWILPAGCAFDSSEQVYDSPALSGFVEELKSDFDLVVFDLPPAGDAFAPLRLAEQMDGVLLVVEADRGSWEDARRVRDFLSHSKVRLAGAVLNGYRG
- a CDS encoding sugar transferase — translated: MDVAGAAVGLIVLSPLFAAVAAAVKISSPGPVFFKQRRSGWGGQPFMMYKFRSMIVDAEGLKGELLAHNEQDGPAFKIECDPRVTKLGRFIRRTSIDELPQLWNVLRGEMTLVGPRPRPCDEQAGCSNWQRRRLDMTPGLTCIWQVSGRSNVTFNEWVRMDLEYVEGRSLWQDVKILAATLPAVISRRGAQ